The DNA region TTTAAATAGTGATTTGATTCGAAAATGTCACGGTTTAAGGTGCTTTACACATATTGATCTAAGTtttcacatatatttcataattataCTCATCACTTTGGACTTCGGATTTGAAAATCTAATCTACTGTGAcaaagtataaagacttttttacatgtattttcaatttattaggaaatatttattttaatatttttagtctaTTTGatgaactatttttttaaatttatttttatataaaaataatctaaaaaaaattaatacgggaccaaatttaatattttttattcgagttgggCTTGAGTAAAATTGTAGACCCATTTACGAGTTGGGTCAAGCCCAGGCCTAAAAAATGAGCTTGATTTCTTACACTAGCTTAACTTGGCCTATGATCAGCTCTAATTCAAACTCATAATAAGACAATAGGAAAATCTGAATCTCAAACATAAATGGTTTGAACCTTAACttcaaaaattaaactaaaaatattaaaacccaaattgactcaattaaaatCATCTCAACCTAAAACCAACACGACGAACTTGACGCACATatctataatcataatttttattAGAATCTAGGTCGAAAACCACCCGGATCAAAATCTTAAAACCCGAATTAATCCAATTCAAATTGAGGAAATATTGGAATTGTCAAACAAAATCTATGAAATTTACCTTGTATACAGGTCCAAAACCACCCTCTCCAAGTTTATTTGAGAATGAGAAGTTATCAGTAGCAGCAGATACACTGGAAAAGCTGAATAATGGAATTTCCACTTCCTTCTCATGTTCCACTTGCCATCTTCCTTTACATTGTTCCTTTTTGGTATGTGATGGACTCATAGTAACTTCAAATGATAACAAGTCTTGCCCTGCTTGTTTAACAGTTGAGGAACCATATGAATGAGTACATATAACACATAACATGAAACACGAGTATGTGCCACTAGTGTCGGATACGAATActtgaaacaaaattaaagagTCTAAAGTGtcaccttttcttttttctctcttcacCTTCACTTGCCAAATGCAAAATGCTGAAGTAAAAACTGTCATAGTTACTATCACTGATACAATAACTGTTCTCCTCATGTTACTTGAGCTTTCTTCTTTTCCAAGAAACAAAACTAGTTAATTATGTCATTTTCCACCATTGAATCCAAATATGAAAAAATGTTACAATTGGTCTTACTTTTAGTCTCCAAATCAGTTGCTGCTAGTTTGAGATAAAAATCTGTTCCAGAGCTATTATTTACTGGTAGCTGCTGCAAATTGATTAGTTCTCCAGTCCATATCGAGCAATTCCGATCGGTATACGAAAAACCGGAACACGAGCAGTTAGTCAAACAGGATGACCTGCAGTCACCAAAGCTTTGAACCTCTTGTGTCAGATGTTTTTGTGGCAATATTACTTTAGTAAGCAAATGAAATCCATCGTTCTTTCCACATTGCAATTCATTTTTCCTTGAGCATCCTTCTTTGAAATCTCCATTGTTCCAAAACTCAACCGAACTTGGTTTGAATCCTGGTAAGCAACTACAAATTGGTGATGACATGTTGCTGCAGCTCGAATTGGCACCACAGTAAGCGTATACTTCGCAAGGTTGCATCGGTTGACTGTTCAACACACTCCATTCGTTGTCTAACCATAAGAGTTGCCTCAGTTGTCCCGTCGCATCGATCGTGAATCGACTGATCGTGTCGTTCGTATAGATGTTGTAAGTGAGATAAGCCGTATCAGATTCCGAAACAAAGCTAAAGTTGTACatgttcaaccttgtttcaacagGGAATTCAAAGAAGTTGTCTCTATCTCCCCATGACCTATATGATCTCCAGTATATCGCATCTCCGTTCATGATCATGATCTGTTTTTCAGGTCCGGAATCCAATTTGAGGGTGAAATTTCCAGGACTCGGGTCATTGGAGCTCTTCCACGAGACATACGACCAAGTGCTCTGAATCCTTGTATCGTATCCGAGTTTCATACCGGGCAAGTAAGTATGAGAAGGGAAATCAAAGCTTTGCCATAATATGCTAGAATTTTCATCTCTCAAAATAAGATTGCCTGAATCCAACAATGTAGCACTCACATTTGCATTAGGTAATGTCATATCTGTCACCCTGTAAATGATCCTACCTTGCTTAATCTCAAGGTTGCCATCATCGCTTATGCAGAAAAAAGCCGAAGCAGTGACCGGATAATCCCGGTTCGCTATCCAAACCACTGGATCTTCCTTGATATTCTTGTACCAAATTCCCACATAGTAATGTTCTGAATCTGTAGGTTGAAAAAATCCCAACTCAAACATTTCACCAACTGAAACCACTGTTGTTGAGCTATTCAAGTGGTTGCCTGGTCTGATTGTGTCCATTGCAGCACCAGCACATAAGAACATCAGCAGGATAAAAGGATACCAAAATCTGGTTTTCGATACCATTTTGTTTCCGATAAGTAGTCCAAATCCAACCGCTATGAGACGACAAAAACCGGATCAAATTCAGTATCATCTAGAGTCTGGTTTACCAAATAGTTCAAAGTTATGAATCATGTCAAATCAACAAACACGTAATAGACTACCATTAAAATGAATGCTAAGAAGCACTTGAACATCAAAATAAGGGATACCCTTTATCGTATTatcgaatatatatgtatgtatgtatgtattgaatGCTAAGAAACAATAGCATAAAGACAATACCTGATAACCTGAAGCAAAAGCTTGTTTGTTGCATAAATGTCTACGGCAGTAGGTAGCATCCATTGGCAAGGTAATGGAAGATTAGTTAGataattgaaattatttatttctaagCAAAAAACAATTGGATAATTGTTCTAAGAAAAAGATTGGTAGACTTGGTCATTGAGGgattttctaaaagaaaaaaaaatataaacaaataaaagtcCACGATTTCTACAAAGAAAATTGCATATATGTTCAAACCGATTTCGTGTTTGCTTCCTTTAACTATTTGGCTTACTTTGAAAGGTACTTAATTTATTGATTTAGCAATGGCAGATGAATTGCAGAGAAGAAAAGATATATAATAATTTGTCCAAAGTTGATGATTTTAGTTGACTTTGAAGAACAAagcattgatttttatttttattttctcatcaGGAATTTTTCTTTTAACAGATTGATGCATCTACCATTGAAAATATGGGTTTCTTTAAATCGATAAATTCAACTGAAATTAAGCACGATTTCAAAACAATGatgatttcaaaaagaaaaaaaaaacaatgatgaACTTATTTTCAATTAGTGGATGaagtaaacaattttttttatacaaatcttATCTCTACTTTTACTTGTAACATTTAAATCAAAACACAATGCCTATTTAAGCGTGTTCAAACATATCTATTCTTAATTGTTACAACAGTAATGATGAAAGATAGTTAATACCATATCCGTAGGCATATCGTTTTTGTTACTAGTGCCAACATgtttatacatatttaaaaattctttttaaataaattgcatttttgatcattttatatttgaaaatttgtaGTTAAATCACTTAACTTTGAGAATTTTTACAATtgaatcactaaaaattgtaaaactattaatattttatttcaacacAATTGAATTTTACATGTGAATTAGACTCATGTAGTTTGTAATAATTAATAagtacttaaatttatttatatgttcaagtaataaattttaatagttttgatAATTGAACTTATTTGGCTAAATTAATTATACatgtcatttttttatttgaccttttaggtttttttttaagttttttttagagaaaaaaatgcGTCCATAAGTAATAATTTTTATTTCCTTAATTTTAGtgccaaaatttaattttaataattgggtcactaaatataaatattttattttatgaagtcatacttataattatcttatcagattagtttttatttaaaatctttaaaaaaaccattaatgaattaaaaaagtgatgaaattacaaaatatttaattaatttagaattAGTTATATTAAtactatttaatagtaaaacatttaatattaaaaaaataaaaataaaattattatttttgtatcaatattaattcataataatttaatgtaaattattaataattttttataggttatttgttatatatattatttattaaaacgGCACTTCTTGCACAAACATAATGCCTTGCCGATTGAGTGTTCGCGGCATTGTTGTCAGTGCAAGAGGTCATGAATTCGAATTCGttaaagcacattatcctcctatttaagagttgGGGAGAGCTATGGTAGACCTATTCATAGGCCAATCACCTAGTTTGGCTCAAATGTCCGCTCGAAAAGTAGAAtggtttggaaaaaaatataggCTGAAAAAATgggcttagacaaaaaaataagatCCCGTTTAGAACACAAGTCAGGCTTTGGGTAAAGCATTTTTTGCCTAGACTTGGCCTgaatttgtaaaaagaaaaaaaaattactattttcttgttgttttatcACTGTTTTGCTGTTgtttcactattatattgttgttattttgttgttattatttagatgTTATGTAACtcgtattttattattgattttactactattttagatGCATTTACTTGTTAATTTGCATCTATGTTAGTatcatttaagtataaagattttttaaatttattggaaaatatttattttaatatttttagtatttttgatgtattatatatgttgacaccatttttttggatgaaaacggggtcgacttggatttaaaaaaagaatgaaaacgggagtcgccaccaatcctttttgatgaggtgtgatcgggtcacctcaaaaagtggttgtttttttttaataaatgatttaattttattaaaacaacgattttagtctacgaaattcagaaaaatgagttcgggagtcggttacgcacgaggaagcaTTAGCActctcgatacgcccaaaattggtacctagttgattaattagtgtcttagtgtcgaaaattggaaatttgaagagttttttaaaaaaaatacgatccttgaaaGAAattctgataacgtgaattggaatataagattctcttgttccgaaggaata from Gossypium hirsutum isolate 1008001.06 chromosome A04, Gossypium_hirsutum_v2.1, whole genome shotgun sequence includes:
- the LOC107940859 gene encoding receptor-like serine/threonine-protein kinase SD1-8 isoform X3, with amino-acid sequence MQQTSFCFRLSAVGFGLLIGNKMVSKTRFWYPFILLMFLCAGAAMDTIRPGNHLNSSTTVVSVGEMFELGFFQPTDSEHYYVGIWYKNIKEDPVVWIANRDYPVTASAFFCISDDGNLEIKQGRIIYRVTDMTLPNANVSATLLDSGNLILRDENSSILWQSFDFPSHTYLPGMKLGYDTRIQSTWSYVSWKSSNDPSPGNFTLKLDSGPEKQIMIMNGDAIYWRSYRSWGDRDNFFEFPVETRLNMYNFSFVSESDTAYLTYNIYTNDTISRFTIDATGQLRQLLWLDNEWSVLNSQPMQPCEVYAYCGANSSCSNMSSPICSCLPGFKPSSVEFWNNGDFKEGCSRKNELQCGKNDGFHLLTKVILPQKHLTQEVQSFGDCRSSCLTNCSCSGFSYTDRNCSIWTGELINLQQLPVNNSSGTDFYLKLAATDLETKKESSSNMRRTVIVSVIVTMTVFTSAFCIWQVKVKREKRKGQDLLSFEVTMSPSHTKKEQCKGRWQVEHEKEVEIPLFSFSSVSAATDNFSFSNKLGEGGFGPVYKGKLLKGDEVAVKRLSRQSGQGWDELKNEAMLIGKLQHKNLVKLLGCCIERDEKILIYEYLPNKSLDTLLFGTNAMVTLPWKTRVRIMEGIAQGLLYLHQYSRVQIIHRDLKASNILLDEDMNPKISDFGMARIFGGTEQRATKRIVGT
- the LOC107940859 gene encoding G-type lectin S-receptor-like serine/threonine-protein kinase At1g11300 isoform X1, which translates into the protein MQQTSFCFRLSAVGFGLLIGNKMVSKTRFWYPFILLMFLCAGAAMDTIRPGNHLNSSTTVVSVGEMFELGFFQPTDSEHYYVGIWYKNIKEDPVVWIANRDYPVTASAFFCISDDGNLEIKQGRIIYRVTDMTLPNANVSATLLDSGNLILRDENSSILWQSFDFPSHTYLPGMKLGYDTRIQSTWSYVSWKSSNDPSPGNFTLKLDSGPEKQIMIMNGDAIYWRSYRSWGDRDNFFEFPVETRLNMYNFSFVSESDTAYLTYNIYTNDTISRFTIDATGQLRQLLWLDNEWSVLNSQPMQPCEVYAYCGANSSCSNMSSPICSCLPGFKPSSVEFWNNGDFKEGCSRKNELQCGKNDGFHLLTKVILPQKHLTQEVQSFGDCRSSCLTNCSCSGFSYTDRNCSIWTGELINLQQLPVNNSSGTDFYLKLAATDLETKKESSSNMRRTVIVSVIVTMTVFTSAFCIWQVKVKREKRKGQDLLSFEVTMSPSHTKKEQCKGRWQVEHEKEVEIPLFSFSSVSAATDNFSFSNKLGEGGFGPVYKGKLLKGDEVAVKRLSRQSGQGWDELKNEAMLIGKLQHKNLVKLLGCCIERDEKILIYEYLPNKSLDTLLFGTNAMVTLPWKTRVRIMEGIAQGLLYLHQYSRVQIIHRDLKASNILLDEDMNPKISDFGMARIFGGTEQRATKRIVGTYGYMAPEYALGGVFSVKSDVFSFGVLLLEILSGKKNTGFYLSNSLDLIGYAWDLWTSKRPLEFINPETHDTYCPIAATRYMNIALLCVEERAANRPTMSDVVMMLNNELTVLPSPVQPAFSNARNVQDSSQSIPETSQNKLTISVITAR
- the LOC107940859 gene encoding G-type lectin S-receptor-like serine/threonine-protein kinase At1g11300 isoform X2, whose translation is MQQTSFCFRLSAVGFGLLIGNKMVSKTRFWYPFILLMFLCAGAAMDTIRPGNHLNSSTTVVSVGEMFELGFFQPTDSEHYYVGIWYKNIKEDPVVWIANRDYPVTASAFFCISDDGNLEIKQGRIIYRVTDMTLPNANVSATLLDSGNLILRDENSSILWQSFDFPSHTYLPGMKLGYDTRIQSTWSYVSWKSSNDPSPGNFTLKLDSGPEKQIMIMNGDAIYWRSYRSWGDRDNFFEFPVETRLNMYNFSFVSESDTAYLTYNIYTNDTISRFTIDATGQLRQLLWLDNEWSVLNSQPMQPCEVYAYCGANSSCSNMSSPICSCLPGFKPSSVEFWNNGDFKEGCSRKNELQCGKNDGFHLLTKVILPQKHLTQEVQSFGDCRSSCLTNCSCSGFSYTDRNCSIWTGELINLQQLPVNNSSGTDFYLKLAATDLETKKSSSNMRRTVIVSVIVTMTVFTSAFCIWQVKVKREKRKGQDLLSFEVTMSPSHTKKEQCKGRWQVEHEKEVEIPLFSFSSVSAATDNFSFSNKLGEGGFGPVYKGKLLKGDEVAVKRLSRQSGQGWDELKNEAMLIGKLQHKNLVKLLGCCIERDEKILIYEYLPNKSLDTLLFGTNAMVTLPWKTRVRIMEGIAQGLLYLHQYSRVQIIHRDLKASNILLDEDMNPKISDFGMARIFGGTEQRATKRIVGTYGYMAPEYALGGVFSVKSDVFSFGVLLLEILSGKKNTGFYLSNSLDLIGYAWDLWTSKRPLEFINPETHDTYCPIAATRYMNIALLCVEERAANRPTMSDVVMMLNNELTVLPSPVQPAFSNARNVQDSSQSIPETSQNKLTISVITAR